A single genomic interval of Rhodopseudomonas palustris harbors:
- a CDS encoding putative DNA modification/repair radical SAM protein: protein MDVQRKLAILADAAKYDASCASSGTEKRDSQGGKGLGSTAPGMGICHSYAPDGRCISLLKVLLTNACAYDCLYCVNRTSSNVPRARFTVDEVVQLTLDFYRRNYIEGLFLSSGIIRSADYTMEQIVEVARRLREEHHFRGYIHLKTIPEADDALIAKAGRYADRLSINIEMPEETSLAQLAPEKNVRAIRRTMGRLRLKLDEATEAKAEARKTPTRAKPPRFAPAGQSTQMIVGADSATDQTILNTSANLYGSYNLKRVYYSAFSPIPDSSRALPLQAPPLVREHRLYQADWLMRFYGFEAGEIIDPAAGMLSLEMDPKLAWALRHRERFPLDVNRASREELLRIPGFGRKAVDRIIDTRRYSAIRAADLAKLHIPRNKALPFIVLPDHRPPTYLLDGARLAERFQPKAQQLGFGF from the coding sequence ATGGACGTGCAGCGCAAGCTGGCCATCCTGGCGGACGCGGCGAAATACGACGCCTCCTGCGCCTCCAGCGGCACGGAGAAACGCGACAGCCAGGGCGGCAAGGGTCTCGGCTCCACTGCGCCCGGCATGGGCATCTGTCATTCATATGCGCCGGACGGGCGCTGCATCTCGCTGCTCAAGGTGCTGCTCACCAACGCCTGTGCTTATGACTGCCTGTATTGCGTCAACCGGACATCGTCGAACGTGCCGCGCGCCCGCTTCACCGTCGACGAAGTCGTGCAGCTCACGCTCGACTTTTATCGCCGCAACTACATCGAGGGACTGTTTCTGTCCTCGGGCATCATCCGCAGTGCCGACTACACCATGGAACAGATCGTTGAGGTCGCCCGGCGCTTGCGGGAGGAGCATCACTTCCGCGGCTACATTCATCTGAAGACAATTCCGGAAGCCGACGACGCCTTGATCGCCAAGGCCGGCCGCTATGCCGACCGGCTCAGCATCAATATCGAGATGCCGGAGGAGACCAGCCTCGCTCAATTGGCGCCGGAGAAGAACGTCCGCGCCATCCGCCGCACCATGGGGCGGCTGCGGCTGAAGCTGGATGAAGCGACCGAGGCCAAGGCCGAGGCGCGTAAGACCCCCACCCGCGCCAAGCCGCCGCGCTTCGCACCGGCCGGCCAGAGCACGCAGATGATTGTCGGCGCCGACAGCGCCACCGACCAAACTATCCTGAACACCTCCGCCAATCTCTACGGTTCGTACAATCTGAAGCGGGTGTACTACTCGGCGTTCAGCCCGATCCCGGATTCCAGCCGCGCGCTGCCGCTGCAGGCGCCGCCATTGGTGCGCGAACATCGGCTGTACCAGGCCGACTGGCTGATGCGGTTCTACGGCTTTGAGGCCGGCGAGATCATCGATCCGGCCGCCGGCATGCTGTCACTGGAGATGGATCCGAAGCTCGCCTGGGCGCTGCGCCACCGCGAGCGCTTCCCGCTCGACGTCAACCGCGCCAGCCGCGAGGAATTGCTGCGCATTCCCGGCTTCGGCCGCAAGGCGGTCGACCGCATCATCGATACGCGGCGCTACAGCGCGATCCGCGCTGCGGACCTCGCCAAACTCCACATCCCACGGAACAAGGCGCTGCCGTTCATCGTTCTCCCCGACCACCGCCCGCCGACCTATCTGCTTGACGGCGCGCGGCTGGCGGAGCGGTTTCAACCGAAAGCACAGCAACTGGGATTTGGGTTTTGA
- a CDS encoding ImuA family protein, whose protein sequence is MDSARHGMLARLQGEIDRLESGTAETLRRVPLGYDDVDAVLHGGLMQGALHEVFCDGRHAAAATGFIAGVAQLLAQARYLLWIRQDFSARENGELAMEGLAELGFDPRRLVMVRAHDADSALRAAADALACNGLGAVITELWGETRAFDSVASRKLTLAAQQSGVTALMLRIAAAPQASTAETRWVIRGAPSPPIEDWGAPVLETSLVRNRRGQTGRWIMEWNCDACRFREPQTHPRSLAAEAIDRSSRTSLAAGEHRLAG, encoded by the coding sequence ATGGACAGCGCCCGCCACGGCATGCTTGCGCGCCTGCAGGGCGAAATCGACCGGCTCGAAAGCGGGACGGCGGAGACGCTGCGCCGCGTGCCGCTCGGCTATGACGACGTGGATGCGGTGCTGCATGGCGGCCTGATGCAGGGCGCGCTGCACGAAGTGTTCTGCGATGGCCGCCACGCCGCCGCGGCGACCGGATTCATTGCCGGCGTGGCGCAGCTGCTCGCCCAGGCGCGCTATCTGTTGTGGATCCGCCAGGATTTTTCCGCGCGCGAGAACGGCGAATTGGCGATGGAGGGGCTGGCCGAACTCGGCTTCGACCCGCGCCGCCTAGTGATGGTGCGCGCCCATGATGCCGACAGCGCGCTCCGCGCCGCCGCCGATGCGCTGGCCTGCAACGGGCTCGGCGCGGTGATCACCGAGCTGTGGGGCGAGACTCGCGCGTTCGATTCCGTCGCCTCGCGAAAACTGACGCTGGCGGCGCAGCAGTCCGGCGTCACCGCGCTGATGCTGCGGATCGCCGCTGCGCCGCAGGCTTCGACCGCGGAAACCCGCTGGGTGATCCGCGGGGCGCCTTCGCCGCCGATCGAAGACTGGGGCGCCCCGGTGCTCGAAACCTCTCTTGTTCGCAATCGTCGCGGCCAGACCGGCCGCTGGATCATGGAATGGAATTGTGATGCGTGCCGCTTCCGTGAACCGCAGACGCATCCTCGGTCTTTGGCTGCCGAGGCTATCGACCGATCGAGTCGAACGAGCCTCGCCGCAGGCGAGCACCGGCTCGCCGGCTGA
- a CDS encoding DUF3124 domain-containing protein, which translates to MLRQCIGSLARGTRRHYVGARVILWLTCLILSAGAPALAQSPAPRDIAKAFAGSLTALPSEPLTIGGSIYVPAYSSVSINQGGARADFSVTLSIHNASETKPLVIKRIAYYDGAGKIVESHLKEPVALKPFATIEAFVATLDTRGGTGANFVIDWAAAGDIAEPVTEALMIGTFANGHYAFISQGRPIRSTAGR; encoded by the coding sequence ATGCTGAGACAATGCATCGGGAGCCTGGCTCGCGGAACGAGACGCCATTACGTCGGCGCTCGCGTGATTCTCTGGCTGACATGCCTGATTCTGTCGGCTGGCGCACCGGCTTTGGCGCAATCACCGGCCCCGCGGGACATCGCCAAGGCATTCGCCGGCTCGCTGACCGCGCTGCCGAGCGAGCCGCTAACCATCGGCGGCTCGATCTATGTGCCGGCCTATTCCAGCGTGTCGATCAATCAAGGCGGGGCGCGGGCGGATTTTTCCGTGACGCTGAGCATCCACAACGCCTCCGAGACCAAGCCGCTGGTGATCAAGCGGATCGCCTACTACGATGGCGCCGGTAAAATAGTGGAGAGCCATCTCAAGGAGCCGGTGGCGCTGAAGCCGTTCGCCACCATCGAGGCGTTCGTCGCCACGCTCGACACCCGCGGCGGAACCGGCGCCAATTTCGTGATCGACTGGGCGGCGGCCGGCGACATCGCCGAGCCGGTGACCGAGGCGCTGATGATCGGCACCTTCGCCAACGGTCATTACGCCTTCATCTCGCAAGGCCGTCCGATCCGATCCACCGCGGGCCGCTGA
- a CDS encoding adenylate/guanylate cyclase domain-containing protein: MDKSETDDLRARGWWTGLAIAVLLLGLPLAVWLDLTNLADAALRRQASDLNSVIKSVRHYYAANVVGRILSHPGQVQVIHDYENVPGAIPIPATLSLELGKVIGEQQSNITYRFVSDYPFATRAPHQLDAFERDALAALRKDASENIVSASAGLFSDSVRLVSPVTMAPACVACHNSHPESPKRDWKVGDVRGIQEVMITQPIAANLFSFKFLLAYFVLAAVCGVSFLTMQRRQSQKILAMNHELETNNDFLASLSMKISRYIPPQIYKSIFSGQKDVVIHTERKKLTIFFSDIQNFTATTERLQPELITQLLNEYFTEMSEIAHRYGGTIDKFIGDAMLIFFGDPETKGDRADAQACVRMAWAMQRRLSELNAKWRAAGIEQPFRSRIGINSGYCNVGNFGSADRMDYTIIGAEANLAARLQSIAEPGGIVVSYETYALVSDIIDAHALPSITMKGISREVVPYAIDHLRDGSEASAVVIEKMPGFDFHLDTAAVAATDSERVRSVLLQALSSLDRRQPKAAE, translated from the coding sequence ATGGACAAATCTGAGACGGACGATCTGCGCGCCCGTGGATGGTGGACCGGCCTCGCAATCGCGGTGCTGTTGCTCGGCCTGCCGCTGGCGGTTTGGCTCGATCTCACCAACCTCGCCGATGCCGCGCTTCGCCGTCAGGCGTCCGACTTGAATTCGGTCATCAAGAGCGTCCGCCACTACTACGCCGCCAATGTGGTGGGGCGCATCCTGTCCCATCCCGGGCAGGTGCAGGTGATTCACGACTACGAGAATGTGCCCGGCGCGATTCCGATCCCGGCGACGCTGTCGCTCGAACTCGGCAAGGTGATCGGCGAGCAGCAGAGCAACATCACCTACCGCTTCGTCTCGGATTATCCGTTCGCCACCCGCGCGCCGCATCAGCTCGATGCCTTCGAGCGGGATGCGCTTGCCGCGCTGCGCAAGGACGCGAGCGAGAACATTGTGTCGGCCTCAGCAGGGCTGTTCAGCGACAGCGTCCGGCTGGTGTCGCCGGTGACGATGGCGCCGGCCTGCGTCGCTTGCCACAACAGCCATCCCGAAAGCCCGAAGCGCGACTGGAAGGTCGGCGATGTCCGTGGCATCCAGGAAGTGATGATCACCCAGCCGATCGCCGCCAACCTGTTCTCGTTCAAGTTCCTGCTGGCTTACTTCGTCCTGGCGGCGGTGTGCGGCGTGTCGTTCCTGACGATGCAGCGCCGGCAGTCGCAGAAGATCCTGGCGATGAACCACGAGCTGGAGACCAACAACGACTTCCTGGCTTCGCTGTCGATGAAGATCTCGCGCTACATCCCGCCGCAGATCTACAAGAGCATCTTCTCCGGACAGAAGGACGTCGTCATCCACACCGAGCGCAAGAAGCTGACGATCTTCTTCTCCGACATCCAGAACTTCACCGCCACCACCGAGCGGCTGCAGCCGGAGCTGATCACACAGCTTCTCAACGAGTACTTTACCGAGATGTCCGAGATCGCGCACCGCTACGGCGGCACGATCGACAAGTTTATCGGCGATGCGATGCTGATCTTCTTCGGCGATCCGGAAACCAAGGGCGACCGCGCCGACGCGCAGGCCTGCGTGCGGATGGCGTGGGCGATGCAGCGCCGGCTGTCCGAGCTGAACGCCAAATGGCGCGCCGCCGGAATCGAGCAGCCGTTCCGGTCGCGGATCGGGATCAATTCCGGCTATTGCAATGTCGGCAATTTCGGTAGCGCCGACCGGATGGACTACACCATCATCGGCGCCGAGGCGAACCTCGCCGCGCGGCTGCAGTCGATCGCCGAACCGGGCGGCATCGTGGTTTCGTACGAAACCTATGCGTTGGTCAGCGACATCATCGACGCCCACGCGCTGCCGTCGATCACCATGAAGGGGATCAGCCGCGAGGTGGTGCCGTACGCGATCGATCACCTCCGGGACGGCAGCGAAGCCTCGGCGGTGGTGATCGAGAAGATGCCGGGGTTCGATTTCCATCTCGACACCGCAGCCGTCGCCGCCACCGACAGCGAGCGCGTCCGCTCGGTGCTGCTCCAGGCGCTATCCTCGCTCGACCGGCGACAGCCGAAGGCGGCGGAATAG
- a CDS encoding UdgX family uracil-DNA binding protein (This protein belongs to the uracil DNA glycosylase superfamily, members of which act in excision repair of DNA. However, it belongs more specifically to UdgX branch, whose founding member was found to bind uracil in DNA (where it does not belong), without cleaving it, appears to promote DNA repair by a pathway involving RecA, rather than base excision.) yields the protein MNRIRLDSDTDFDGWRKAARELVLADVAPADVTWTVAGDEPELFDAPGRAPDAGSFAETAAPFIHPAQSPSPAQTFNVPARFVELAHIAILHRDPQRFAYLYQLLWRLRANPELMQVATDPDVARLQAMAKAVRRDEHKMHAFVRFREIGREPKSRYVAWFEPEHHIVELAAPFFARRFADMEWSILTPDVCAHWDGHAIAITPGVSKAMAPSEDRLEETWLTYYASIFNPARLKTKAMQAEMPKKYWRNLPEAALIKPLIEHAERKAHAMVAAEATAPRKPQRQEPPMTRAEPQADTLAHLREEAQGCHACDLWKDATQTVFGEGPQHATVMLVGEQPGDKEDLAGKPFVGPAGQMLDRALAEAGVDRSKTYVTNAVKHFKFVPRGKIRLHQKPATPEIKACRQWYERELAAVQPLLVVAMGATAAQSVLGRITPINKTRGHLIDRDDGPQVLVTVHPSYLLRLPDAEAKAREYARFVDDLKLVAAHLKKAHAA from the coding sequence ATGAACCGCATCCGGCTCGACAGCGACACCGACTTCGACGGCTGGCGCAAGGCGGCGCGGGAGCTGGTGCTGGCGGACGTGGCACCGGCGGATGTGACCTGGACGGTGGCGGGCGACGAGCCGGAGCTGTTCGACGCGCCAGGGCGGGCGCCGGATGCCGGGTCCTTTGCTGAAACGGCCGCGCCGTTCATTCATCCTGCACAATCCCCCTCCCCCGCGCAGACCTTCAACGTCCCTGCCCGCTTCGTCGAGCTGGCGCACATTGCCATCCTGCATCGCGATCCGCAGCGCTTTGCGTACCTGTATCAGCTGCTGTGGCGGCTCCGCGCCAATCCCGAGCTGATGCAGGTGGCAACCGATCCGGACGTGGCGCGGCTGCAGGCGATGGCCAAGGCGGTAAGGCGCGACGAGCACAAGATGCACGCCTTCGTTCGCTTCCGCGAGATCGGCCGCGAGCCGAAGTCGCGTTACGTCGCCTGGTTCGAGCCCGAGCATCATATCGTCGAGCTCGCCGCGCCTTTCTTCGCACGGCGCTTCGCCGATATGGAATGGTCGATCCTGACACCCGACGTCTGCGCACATTGGGACGGCCACGCGATCGCAATCACGCCCGGCGTCAGCAAGGCAATGGCGCCGTCGGAGGATCGGCTGGAGGAAACCTGGCTGACTTACTACGCCAGTATCTTCAATCCGGCGCGGCTGAAGACCAAGGCGATGCAGGCCGAAATGCCGAAGAAGTATTGGCGCAATCTGCCCGAAGCGGCGCTGATCAAACCGCTGATCGAACACGCCGAGCGCAAGGCGCATGCGATGGTTGCGGCCGAGGCGACCGCGCCGAGGAAGCCGCAGCGACAGGAGCCGCCGATGACGAGAGCCGAGCCACAGGCCGATACGCTGGCGCATCTGCGCGAGGAGGCACAAGGCTGCCACGCCTGCGATCTATGGAAAGACGCGACCCAGACCGTGTTCGGCGAAGGCCCGCAGCACGCCACCGTGATGCTGGTCGGCGAGCAGCCCGGCGACAAGGAAGACCTCGCCGGCAAGCCGTTCGTCGGCCCCGCCGGCCAGATGCTCGACCGCGCGCTGGCAGAGGCCGGCGTCGACCGCAGCAAGACCTACGTCACCAACGCGGTGAAGCATTTCAAATTCGTGCCGCGTGGCAAGATCCGCCTGCACCAGAAGCCGGCCACGCCGGAGATTAAGGCGTGCCGGCAGTGGTACGAGCGCGAGCTCGCCGCGGTGCAGCCGCTGCTGGTGGTGGCGATGGGCGCCACCGCGGCGCAGAGCGTGCTCGGCAGGATCACCCCGATCAACAAGACCCGCGGCCACCTGATCGACCGCGACGACGGCCCGCAGGTGCTGGTGACGGTGCATCCGTCCTACTTGCTGCGTCTGCCGGACGCCGAAGCCAAGGCGCGCGAATACGCACGCTTCGTCGACGATCTGAAGCTCGTCGCCGCACATCTGAAGAAGGCGCATGCGGCGTAG
- a CDS encoding glycerate kinase type-2 family protein gives MTDRRPLLRAIFDAAVAAAHPDRILAAHLPPAPSGRIICLAAGKGAAAMAAAAERHYLDTLGLEPSRLIGIATTRHGHRMPTRVIEVIEAGHPMPDAAGVRGAETSLALAATATQDDLLLVLLSGGGSANWIAPTEGVTLAQKQQATRALLRSGAPIGEVNTVRKHLSRIKGGRLARAGQHAGQIVTLAISDVPRDEPSAIASGPTVPDPTTLADARALVARYGLELDPAVAAALNDERNESIKASDGAFAHARFEIIARPRQSLDAAIQVARDAGYEVADLGADLEGEARDVAASHARLAREARAAGRKLAILSGGELTVTVRGQGRGGPNQEYALALAQQLSDLPGIAALAADTDGADGGAGKADDPAGALIDAATFTQIAALQLDPAAYLADNDATGFFAKTGDLLITGPTLTNVNDIRVILV, from the coding sequence ATGACCGATCGTCGCCCACTGCTCCGCGCCATCTTCGATGCGGCCGTCGCCGCCGCGCATCCCGACCGCATTCTCGCCGCGCATCTGCCGCCGGCGCCGAGCGGACGGATCATCTGCCTCGCGGCCGGCAAGGGTGCTGCCGCAATGGCCGCCGCCGCCGAGCGGCACTATCTCGACACATTGGGTCTGGAACCGTCGCGACTGATCGGCATCGCCACCACGCGCCACGGACACCGTATGCCGACGCGCGTCATCGAGGTGATCGAGGCCGGCCATCCGATGCCCGACGCCGCCGGGGTGCGCGGCGCCGAAACGAGCCTCGCCCTCGCCGCCACCGCCACGCAGGACGACCTGTTGCTCGTGCTGCTGTCCGGCGGCGGCTCGGCCAATTGGATCGCGCCGACGGAGGGCGTGACGCTGGCGCAGAAACAGCAGGCGACCCGGGCACTGCTGCGCTCCGGCGCACCGATCGGCGAGGTCAACACGGTACGTAAACATCTGTCGCGGATCAAAGGCGGCCGCCTCGCTCGCGCCGGTCAGCACGCCGGGCAGATCGTGACGCTGGCGATCTCCGACGTGCCGCGCGACGAACCGTCTGCCATTGCGTCGGGCCCGACCGTGCCCGATCCGACCACGCTGGCCGATGCCCGCGCGCTGGTGGCACGCTATGGTCTGGAACTCGATCCGGCGGTCGCCGCCGCGCTGAACGATGAGCGCAACGAAAGCATCAAGGCCAGCGACGGCGCGTTTGCGCATGCGCGGTTCGAGATCATCGCGCGGCCGCGACAGTCGCTCGATGCGGCCATCCAAGTTGCGCGCGACGCCGGCTACGAGGTCGCCGATCTCGGCGCCGATCTCGAAGGCGAAGCCCGTGACGTTGCAGCCTCACACGCCCGGCTCGCGCGCGAGGCTCGGGCTGCGGGGCGCAAACTGGCGATCCTGTCCGGCGGCGAATTGACCGTCACGGTGCGCGGTCAGGGCCGCGGCGGCCCTAACCAGGAATACGCGCTGGCGCTGGCGCAGCAGCTGTCTGATCTGCCCGGCATCGCGGCGCTCGCGGCCGACACCGACGGCGCCGACGGCGGCGCCGGCAAAGCCGACGACCCCGCCGGCGCACTGATCGACGCGGCAACCTTCACACAGATCGCGGCGTTGCAGCTCGATCCCGCCGCGTATCTCGCCGACAACGACGCCACCGGCTTCTTCGCCAAAACCGGCGACCTGCTGATCACCGGCCCGACACTGACCAACGTCAACGATATCCGTGTGATCTTGGTGTGA
- a CDS encoding cation:proton antiporter, with translation MHELIGDITLSILFAWLLGLAAHFFRQPLILAYLIGGFVIGPFGLGWVKSENSISVISELGLIFMLFMIGLEIDLKKIIRAGPVILVAAGGQIAGGVLLGLAFFVGIGLSLGGGHFDALYLTVACALSSTVIIVKVLYEKRELDTLPGRITLGILVLQDIFAILFLAVQPSLADLQISVLLLSIARVVALVATALALSRYVLPWLFHRIARTPELVLLGALAWCFLIGEIAERLHLSREMGALVAGVSLSTFPYALDVTAKVTTLRDFFITLFFVALGMTIPIPNGSVIGLALAIAVFTLASRLLTTFLPLYLMKQGLRASLLPALNLAQISEFSLVVIQTGVAAGHIGTQTASAASFAFVLLAVLSTFVIMRSDPITRRAIGSLTKFGFRDLGQQQSGAEAAAEAGHGAVHRIVILGFFRAASALVSEIEQHTPELLKQISVIDFNPMVYRTLTERGMHVIYGDISNVDTLLHAGVAKAEIIILSVPDSLLKGATNERLVRHVRALNPNAQIVATADLLADVEAMYQAGADYVTVTRLADARELFEVIEAADNGLLSDKRAALDARLAERREVLP, from the coding sequence ATGCACGAACTGATTGGCGATATCACGCTGAGCATCCTGTTCGCCTGGCTGCTCGGACTGGCGGCGCATTTTTTCCGTCAGCCATTGATCCTCGCCTACCTTATCGGCGGTTTCGTCATCGGTCCATTCGGCCTTGGCTGGGTGAAATCCGAGAACTCGATCTCGGTGATCTCCGAGCTCGGGCTGATCTTTATGCTGTTCATGATCGGCCTCGAGATCGATCTGAAGAAGATCATCCGGGCAGGCCCGGTGATCCTGGTGGCGGCCGGCGGACAGATCGCCGGCGGCGTGCTTCTCGGCCTCGCCTTCTTCGTCGGCATCGGGCTCAGCCTCGGCGGCGGCCATTTCGACGCGCTGTATCTGACGGTGGCGTGCGCGCTGTCCTCCACCGTGATCATCGTCAAGGTCCTGTACGAGAAGCGCGAGCTCGACACCCTGCCCGGTCGCATCACACTCGGCATCCTGGTGCTGCAGGACATCTTCGCGATCCTGTTCCTGGCGGTGCAGCCGAGTCTCGCCGACCTGCAGATCTCGGTGCTGCTGCTGTCGATCGCGCGTGTCGTCGCGCTGGTCGCGACTGCGCTGGCGCTGTCGCGCTACGTGCTGCCCTGGCTGTTTCACCGCATTGCCCGCACGCCCGAACTGGTGCTGCTCGGCGCGCTGGCGTGGTGCTTTCTGATCGGCGAAATCGCCGAGCGGCTGCATCTGTCGCGCGAGATGGGCGCGCTGGTCGCCGGCGTGTCGCTGTCGACCTTCCCCTATGCGCTCGACGTCACCGCCAAGGTGACGACGCTGCGAGACTTCTTCATCACGCTGTTCTTCGTCGCGCTCGGCATGACGATCCCGATCCCGAACGGCTCGGTGATCGGACTGGCGCTGGCGATCGCGGTATTCACGCTGGCGAGCCGGCTGCTCACCACCTTCCTGCCGCTGTATCTGATGAAGCAGGGCCTGCGTGCCAGCCTGCTGCCGGCGCTGAACCTGGCGCAGATCAGCGAGTTCTCGCTGGTGGTGATCCAGACCGGCGTCGCCGCCGGACATATCGGCACCCAGACCGCGAGCGCGGCGTCGTTCGCCTTCGTGCTCTTGGCGGTTTTGTCGACCTTCGTGATCATGCGCAGCGATCCGATCACCCGCCGCGCGATCGGATCGCTGACCAAATTCGGCTTCCGCGATCTCGGCCAGCAGCAAAGCGGCGCCGAGGCCGCTGCCGAGGCCGGCCACGGCGCGGTGCATCGCATCGTGATCCTGGGCTTCTTCCGCGCCGCCAGCGCGCTGGTCAGCGAGATCGAGCAGCACACCCCGGAGCTCCTCAAGCAGATCAGTGTGATCGACTTCAACCCGATGGTGTATCGTACCCTCACCGAGCGTGGCATGCACGTGATCTACGGCGATATCAGCAACGTCGACACGCTGCTGCACGCCGGCGTGGCGAAGGCCGAAATCATCATTCTCAGCGTGCCGGACTCGCTGCTGAAGGGCGCCACCAACGAGCGGCTGGTGCGCCACGTCCGCGCGCTCAATCCCAACGCACAGATCGTCGCAACCGCCGACCTGCTCGCCGATGTCGAGGCGATGTATCAGGCGGGTGCGGACTACGTCACCGTCACCCGGCTGGCCGACGCCCGCGAGCTGTTCGAGGTGATCGAAGCCGCCGACAACGGCCTGCTGTCCGATAAGCGCGCCGCCCTAGATGCTCGCCTCGCCGAACGCAGGGAAGTCCTCCCGTAA
- a CDS encoding ABC transporter substrate-binding protein, which yields MSSLSRSIAAVAAVALLSATGGQALAQKKYGPGASDTEVKIGNIVPYSGPASAYGSVGRAQEAYFKMINDKGGINGRKIVYVSYDDAYSPPKAVEQTRKLVESDEVLFMFSPLGTPSNTAIQKYLNAKKVPHLFLASGATKWNDPKHFPWTMGWLPSYQSEGRIYAKYILKEKPDAKIAVLYQGDDFGKDYLKGLKDGLGAKVSQVVIEDSYELTEPTVDSHIVKIKAANPDVLVIFATPKFAAQTIKKVAELAWKPMMIVPNVSASTGSVMKPAGFENAQGIVSAAYAKDATDKQWENDPGMKAYYEFMAKYAPDASRADSSFTTGYNIAETVAVLIKQCGDDLSRENVMKQAANLKGVQLGGLLPGVTLNTSPTDFAPIEQLQMMRFEGENWKLFGDVIEGEVAAPSGG from the coding sequence ATGTCTTCCCTGTCCCGTTCGATCGCCGCCGTCGCGGCCGTCGCGCTGCTGTCCGCCACCGGCGGGCAAGCGCTGGCGCAAAAGAAATACGGCCCCGGTGCGAGCGACACCGAAGTCAAGATCGGCAACATCGTGCCGTATTCTGGCCCCGCCTCGGCCTATGGCAGCGTCGGCCGGGCGCAGGAAGCCTATTTCAAGATGATCAATGACAAGGGCGGCATCAACGGCCGCAAGATCGTCTACGTGTCCTATGACGACGCCTATTCACCGCCGAAGGCTGTCGAGCAGACCCGCAAGCTGGTCGAGAGCGACGAAGTGCTGTTCATGTTCTCGCCGCTCGGCACGCCCTCGAACACCGCGATCCAGAAGTATCTCAACGCCAAGAAGGTGCCGCATCTGTTCCTGGCGTCGGGCGCCACCAAGTGGAACGACCCGAAGCACTTCCCGTGGACGATGGGCTGGCTGCCGAGCTACCAGAGCGAAGGTCGAATCTACGCCAAGTACATCCTGAAGGAGAAGCCGGACGCCAAGATCGCTGTGCTGTACCAGGGCGACGATTTCGGCAAGGACTACCTGAAGGGCCTCAAGGACGGTCTCGGCGCCAAGGTGTCGCAGGTCGTGATCGAGGACAGCTACGAGCTGACCGAGCCGACCGTCGACTCCCACATCGTCAAGATCAAGGCCGCCAACCCGGACGTGCTGGTGATCTTCGCCACGCCGAAGTTCGCCGCGCAGACCATCAAAAAGGTCGCCGAACTCGCCTGGAAGCCGATGATGATCGTGCCGAACGTCTCGGCCTCCACCGGCAGCGTGATGAAGCCGGCCGGCTTCGAAAACGCCCAGGGCATCGTCTCGGCCGCCTACGCCAAGGACGCCACCGACAAGCAGTGGGAAAACGACCCAGGCATGAAGGCGTATTACGAGTTCATGGCCAAGTACGCGCCGGACGCCAGCCGCGCCGACAGCTCGTTCACCACCGGCTACAACATCGCCGAGACCGTGGCGGTGCTGATCAAGCAGTGCGGCGACGACCTCAGCCGTGAGAACGTGATGAAGCAGGCGGCGAACCTCAAGGGCGTGCAGCTCGGCGGCCTGCTGCCGGGCGTGACGCTGAACACCTCGCCGACCGACTTCGCGCCGATCGAGCAGCTGCAGATGATGCGGTTCGAAGGCGAAAACTGGAAGCTGTTCGGCGACGTGATCGAAGGCGAAGTCGCCGCGCCGAGCGGCGGCTAG